The genomic DNA ATACTACAAAAGGAGATAAAACTTTAAATTAATAATAAATAAATACAATAATTATGAAAAAAATAAGCTTATTAACAACGGTATTATATACTATGTTACTACTTGTTTTAACTTCTTCATGCTCTAAAGAGAATTTAGTGCTATCTGACGGTAACTCTAATACAGAGCACCCTGATGCGGGAAATTCAGGTACAGATAATCCTAATCCTGAAGATCCTAATGTTACCACTCCTGATACTTTTACAATTCAAACAACTGCTATAGGTAACGAAAGAGAAACTGCTGAACAAACAGGAATCTTTCAAAAATTTAGCTTTGCTAAAGGAGGAGTTGTTGATGGCAGTAGTGATGACTGGGATTTTGCCATTAGAGGACGTGCTATTTTAGTTAATGGATTAGATCAATTTTCTACTAAAACAAGAATAGGATTAATTAATGAACCTAAAAGAACTAAAGATGTTGCGGTATATGTTGCTGATGACTTATTTGAAACTA from Tenacibaculum maritimum NCIMB 2154 includes the following:
- a CDS encoding HmuY family protein, whose translation is MKKISLLTTVLYTMLLLVLTSSCSKENLVLSDGNSNTEHPDAGNSGTDNPNPEDPNVTTPDTFTIQTTAIGNERETAEQTGIFQKFSFAKGGVVDGSSDDWDFAIRGRAILVNGLDQFSTKTRIGLINEPKRTKDVAVYVADDLFETRTTALDLPSNLYFQDCFNIGGITGITTAISWLPRKGYNDPRKVWYFRSSQDESLLLLKPVVFVFKTHDGHFAKMAIKEVKRTNTNFEEKESLEYVIQYYYNPKKGNPSLKA